One segment of Drosophila ananassae strain 14024-0371.13 chromosome 3R, ASM1763931v2, whole genome shotgun sequence DNA contains the following:
- the LOC6497257 gene encoding RNA-binding motif protein, X-linked 2 translates to MNPLTNMKNVLKLSEHELQHGGKKSWHDMYRDSAWIFVAGFPYTLTEGDLICVFSQYGEVVNINLVRDSKTGKSKGFCFLCYEDQRSTVLAVDNLNGIKIIDRTLRVDHVADYKPPKENEKMDEETLRLYMEGCAPKPQLQHIKSEKTESKKKHR, encoded by the exons aTGAATCCCTTGACAAACATGAAAAATGTGCTCAAACTGAGCGAACACGAACTTCAGCATGGAGGCAAGAAAAGCTGGCATGATATGTACCGGGACTCGGCCTGGATCTTCGTTGCAGGATTCCCATACACGCTCACAGAGGGCGATTTGATCTGCGTCTTCTCCCAGTACGGCGAGGTGGTAAACATCAATCTGGTGCGAGACTCCAAGACAGGAAAGTCCAAG GGTTTCTGCTTCCTGTGTTACGAGGACCAGCGCTCCACGGTCCTGGCGGTTGACAACCTGAACGGCATTAAGATCATAGACAGGACTCTGCGAGTTGACCATGTGGCGGACTACAAACCGCCAAAGGAGAACGAAAAGATGGACGAGGAGACACTCCGCCTCTACATGGAAGGATGCGCGCCAAAGCCACAGCTTCAACACATCAAGTCTGAGAAAACGGAATCCAAAAAGAAGCACAGATAA
- the LOC6498281 gene encoding probable RNA polymerase II nuclear localization protein SLC7A6OS isoform X1, translating to MPAVVRIKRRIDEEPHTAFVLNGKRRRLQNDENAPDDLGEATGASASVSDKDELTTVLKFAGTLEKQDDCATRQFAAARLNKATAKELVQQQRSNDAAIASALRRDRQRQEAQQNAREQRFRVVNCLRTTLEDQPTEEGAALNQNQESQAGKGHITIVDIESQQQQPQQSTGSGDHGTADVQRDTESNVDQQQPADSDVGYVYDLYVPENEMQAAYVDMMDDNYLRVIPVGEIVLEDCYNDQDEEYDSEDSNQENYYTNDYPDDDDVGAMGSDDELCQRINKFMIDDDEDEYGSSSDDEDHVTYHDPYVHSIDTEASGFVDDVDFYNVDRERGSAYERYKRRILKELEDQEDEDDDDDSFGSAEDVSVNGE from the exons ATGCCAGCGGTGGTGCGAATTAAGCGGCGCATCGACGAGGAACCGCACACGGCCTTTGTGCTGAATGGAAAGCGGCGACGTCTTCAAAACGACGAAAATGCCCCGGACGACTTGGGAGAGGCGACAGGGGCGTCAGCATCGGTTTCAGACAAAGACGAGCTGACCACAGTCCTCAAGTTTGCCGGCACGCTCGAAAAACAG GACGATTGTGCTACCCGGCAATTTGCAGCGGCCAGACTGAACAAAGCCACCGCCAAAGAGTTGGTCCAACAGCAACGCTCCAATGACGCTGCCATTGCCAGTGCCCTTCGACGAGATCGCCAACGCCAGGAGGCGCAGCAAAATGCGCGCGAACAGCGCTTTCGGGTGGTAAACTGCCTCCGCACCACACTCGAGGACCAGCCCACGGAAGAGGGGGCTGCCCTAAACCAGAATCAAGAATCACAGGCCGGCAAAGGTCACATTACCATTGTGGACATTGAATcccaacagcaacaaccacAGCAGTCCACTGGTAGTGGAGATCATGGCACTGCGGATGTGCAGCGGGATACAGAGTCTAACGTAGATCAGCAGCAGCCGGCTGACTCCGATGTGGGCTATGTTTACGATCTGTATGTGCCAGAGAACGAGATGCAGGCCGCCTATGTGGACATGATGGACGACAACTATCTAAG GGTGATTCCTGTGGGTGAGATCGTGCTGGAGGACTGCTACAACGACCAGGACGAGGAGTACGATTCGGAGGACTCGAACCAGGAGAACTACTACACAAACGATTATccagatgatgatgatgtggGCGCCATGGGCTCCGACGATGAGTTATGTCAGCGGATCAACAAGTTTATGATTG ATGATGACGAGGATGAGTATGGCAGCTCCAGTGATGACGAAGACCATGTCACCTACCACGATCCCTATGTCCACAGCATCGACACCGAAGCCAGTGGTTTTGTGGACGATGTGGATTTCTACAATGTCGACCGTGAGCGTGGCAGTGCCTACGAGCGGTACAAGCGCCGCATCCTAAAGGAACTGGAGGATCAAGAAGACgaggacgatgatgatgattccTTTGGGAGTGCCGAAGATGTCTCGGTCAATGGAgaataa
- the LOC6498281 gene encoding uncharacterized protein LOC6498281 isoform X2 produces MPAVVRIKRRIDEEPHTAFVLNGKRRRLQNDENAPDDLGEATGASASVSDKDELTTVLKFAGTLEKQDDCATRQFAAARLNKATAKELVQQQRSNDAAIASALRRDRQRQEAQQNAREQRFRVVNCLRTTLEDQPTEEGAALNQNQESQAGKGHITIVDIESQQQQPQQSTGSGDHGTADVQRDTESNVDQQQPADSDVGYVYDLYVPENEMQAAYVDMMDDNYLRLYYPFNYYNTCYW; encoded by the exons ATGCCAGCGGTGGTGCGAATTAAGCGGCGCATCGACGAGGAACCGCACACGGCCTTTGTGCTGAATGGAAAGCGGCGACGTCTTCAAAACGACGAAAATGCCCCGGACGACTTGGGAGAGGCGACAGGGGCGTCAGCATCGGTTTCAGACAAAGACGAGCTGACCACAGTCCTCAAGTTTGCCGGCACGCTCGAAAAACAG GACGATTGTGCTACCCGGCAATTTGCAGCGGCCAGACTGAACAAAGCCACCGCCAAAGAGTTGGTCCAACAGCAACGCTCCAATGACGCTGCCATTGCCAGTGCCCTTCGACGAGATCGCCAACGCCAGGAGGCGCAGCAAAATGCGCGCGAACAGCGCTTTCGGGTGGTAAACTGCCTCCGCACCACACTCGAGGACCAGCCCACGGAAGAGGGGGCTGCCCTAAACCAGAATCAAGAATCACAGGCCGGCAAAGGTCACATTACCATTGTGGACATTGAATcccaacagcaacaaccacAGCAGTCCACTGGTAGTGGAGATCATGGCACTGCGGATGTGCAGCGGGATACAGAGTCTAACGTAGATCAGCAGCAGCCGGCTGACTCCGATGTGGGCTATGTTTACGATCTGTATGTGCCAGAGAACGAGATGCAGGCCGCCTATGTGGACATGATGGACGACAACTATCTAAG GTTGTATTATCCGTTTAATTACTACAACACCTGCTACTGGTAA
- the LOC6497258 gene encoding accessory gland protein Acp29AB gives MRLLLIFFIFLFVKSCFSSCDVGESPPECAAYCFRVVKPCLSYLDVLQNRVNAYESVVPSDILARVSLTDTKMDILGRQMAVLQEKEEDYQKKIIKLKDRLAKGVPSHFGNFQKLGQKYYYVEKELRETWHGAVKKCHEMGGFLVSLQSQQEIDAISGKLKEYSGYWIDVTDQFKEGVYVSISTGLGTTFLKWDQNEPSQNGEQCVEIHTYKEPPVMNDNVCSNKKYFICESSAKVDDTK, from the exons ATGCGCTTgttactaatattttttattttcctattcGTCAAAAGTTGTTTCTCTTCGTGTGAC GTGGGTGAATCCCCTCCCGAGTGTGCAGCATATTGCTTTCGAGTTGTGAAACCATGTTTATCATACCTGGATGTTCTCCAAAACCGGGTCAACGCCTATGAGTCGGTTGTACCAAGTGATATTCTGGCCAGGGTGTCCCTCACTGACACAAAAATGGACATCCTGGGAAGGCAAATGGCGGTCCTACAGGAAAAGGAGGAGGACTATCAAAAAAAGATTATTAAGTTGAAAGACAGGCTGGCAAAGGGTGTGCCCAGTCACTTTGGCAACTTTCAAAAACTCGGTCAAAAATATTACTATGTGGAGAAGGAACTAAGAGAAACCTGGCATGGAGCTGTAAAAAAATGCCATGAGATGGGTGGATTCCTGGTGAGCCTTCAAAGCCAGCAAGAGATCGACGCTATTAGCGGAAAGCTGAAGGAGTACTCAGGATACTGGATAGATGTCACTGACCAGTTCAAGGAGGGGGTGTATGTGTCCATTAGTACTGGATTAGGAACCACTTTTCTAAAGTGGGATCAGAACGAGCCATCGCAAAACGGAGAACAGTGCGTCGAGATCCATACCTATAAGGAACCCCCCGTCATGAATGATAATGTCTGCTCCAATAAGAAgtatttcatatgcgaatcgTCTGCCAAAGTCGACGATACTAAATAA
- the LOC6497259 gene encoding C-type lectin 37Db yields MRFEGVFICVILVYIKSCLSVCDEDDTPPGCSGFCFRAVKPCLSYLDALQNRANAYEASIPSDILARESLIDSRLEVLGRQVAILQEKEEDSQKMIAQLENKLSKSGSSSAGDIGNFVKLGQKYYYIEKESRENWHGAVKKCHQMGGYLSSPQGPHELDAISEKLAKWTGYWIDITDQFSEGVYWSLSTGMRAYFLKWEENEPNHNGEQCVELHTFKDTPSMNDNLCSRKKLFICESSGRN; encoded by the exons ATGCGCTTTGAAGGAGTGTTTATATGTGTGATATTGGTGTACATCAAGAGCTGTCTCTCTGTTTGTGAC GAAGATGACACCCCACCGGGTTGCTCAGGATTTTGTTTCCGAGCTGTGAAGCCATGTTTGTCATATCTGGACGCTCTTCAGAATCGGGCAAATGCCTATGAGGCATCTATTCCAAGTGATATTCTGGCCAGGGAGTCCCTCATTGACTCCAGACTGGAGGTTCTGGGAAGGCAGGTGGCGATTCTACAGGAAAAGGAGGAGGACTCCCAAAAAATGATAGCCCAACTGGAGAATAAGTTGTCGAAGAGCGGGTCCAGTAGCGCAGGCGACATTGGCAATTTCGTAAAACTCGGCCAAAAGTATTATTACATCGAGAAGGAGTCAAGGGAAAACTGGCATGGAGCTGTCAAAAAGTGCCATCAGATGGGTGGTTACTTGTCCAGTCCCCAAGGTCCGCACGAGCTTGATGCTATTAGTGAAAAACTGGCAAAATGGACGGGATATTGGATAGATATCACGGATCAATTTAGTGAGGGGGTCTACTGGTCCTTGAGTACTGGAATGAGGGCCTACTTTCTGAAGTGGGAGGAGAATGAGCCAAACCATAACGGAGAGCAATGTGTCGAGCTGCACACCTTTAAAGACACTCCTTCCATGAATGATAACTTGTGCTCGAGGAAAAAGTTATTCATTTGTGAATCATCCGGAAGAAATTAa
- the LOC26515435 gene encoding accessory gland protein Acp29AB, which translates to MNTYIIFSILILFLQTSLSAPPKEDEFPTECKAVCFNAVKPFLTYLDILQKRVEVCEVTVAGDTLSQIAVLNGTLEILGKKLAIQEEKEKDSETKIMKLEQLLASGAKNIPNLKSEPFQKVGSKYYYIEEKLRQTWHGSLQVCHKLGAHLVSLQSQEEIEAISGLLREYAGYWIDVTDQFKDGEYISISTGWNASFLNWAKNEPSHGQEHCVELHTYEGPAVMNDNLCSAKKFFICESNALEEEK; encoded by the exons ATGAAtacttatattatattttccatattaattttgtttcttCAAACCTCACTCTCTGCACCACCGAAG GAAGATGAATTTCCCACTGAGTGCAAAGCTGTTTGCTTCAATGCCGTAAAGCCCTTCCTGACCTACCTGGACATCCTGCAAAAGAGGGTCGAGGTCTGTGAGGTGACAGTCGCTGGCGATACACTGTCACAAATAGCGGTGTTAAATGGAACCTTGGAAATCCTTGGCAAAAAACTGGCTATCCAGGAGGAAAAAGAGAAGGATTCTGAGActaaaataatgaaattggAACAACTTTTGGCTTCGGGTGCAAAAAATATACCCAATCTTAAGAGTGAACCATTCCAAAAAGTTGGTTCCAAGTATTATTATATTGAAGAGAAGCTAAGACAAACCTGGCATGGCTCCTTACAAGTTTGCCACAAGCTGGGAGCCCACTTGGTTAGTCTACAAAGTCAGGAGGAGATCGAAGCTATTAGCGGACTGTTGAGGGAATACGCGGGATACTGGATCGACGTGACCGATCAGTTCAAGGATGGAGAGTATATTTCCATATCGACTGGATGGAATGCCAGTTTTCTCAACTGGGCTAAGAATGAACCCTCTCATGGCCAAGAACACTGCGTCGAACTGCATACTTATGAAGGACCTGCTGTGATGAATGATAATCTTTGTTCCGCCAAAAAGTTTTTCATTtgtgaatcaaatgctttagaggaggaaaaataa